In one window of Paraflavitalea soli DNA:
- a CDS encoding glycosyltransferase family 9 protein: protein MRVGSQKKSWNAAIKLWIVMADYRVSNFVLDLLQKSLFTKKKTPVRILIFRTGSLGDNLCAIPSIVAIRRKFPEAQLDILANAGSTNLVTFNKLLHPAYYESIIDYFGYSKKALFSLLLEKKYDMVIYLPQTGISLVRLLRDMFFFRFIARTGFGWEKSTINYFKRTQEKHIVFDNEITRLNKLLARHGIAVADHEFLLNVQSQDQQLVDEYFDQQGISDKKKNIAVVVGAKRPQNRWPIHYFKEVISHFNKTYNIILIGGPEDKELTMAFRGMQHVFDCCGHFTPVQSAMALKKCHITISNDTGPMHLSYAVGTPTIALFSSRDFPGKWFPPAQDNIRTFRTPDVSCSICLSETCKNNICMQAILPAQVIEQTEQVLQLNAATQQVRLS, encoded by the coding sequence ATGCGTGTCGGATCTCAGAAAAAGTCATGGAATGCAGCCATCAAATTGTGGATAGTGATGGCCGACTACCGGGTCAGCAATTTCGTACTTGACCTATTGCAAAAAAGCTTATTTACTAAAAAAAAGACGCCGGTACGAATACTCATTTTCAGGACCGGCTCCCTGGGTGATAATCTCTGTGCTATCCCTTCTATAGTTGCCATCCGCAGGAAATTTCCGGAGGCTCAACTAGATATCCTGGCTAATGCCGGGAGCACCAACCTTGTTACCTTTAATAAATTACTCCACCCGGCTTATTATGAGTCCATCATCGATTATTTCGGATATAGTAAGAAAGCGCTCTTTTCCTTATTGCTGGAAAAGAAATATGATATGGTCATTTATTTGCCCCAAACAGGGATCTCTTTAGTGAGATTGCTCAGGGATATGTTTTTTTTCCGGTTTATTGCCCGTACTGGATTCGGATGGGAAAAGTCTACCATTAACTATTTCAAACGGACACAGGAAAAGCACATCGTTTTTGATAATGAGATCACAAGGCTCAATAAGTTATTGGCAAGACACGGGATCGCGGTAGCTGATCATGAATTCTTATTAAACGTTCAATCCCAGGACCAGCAATTGGTGGATGAATATTTTGATCAGCAAGGGATCAGTGACAAAAAGAAAAATATAGCTGTGGTTGTAGGTGCCAAACGTCCACAGAATCGTTGGCCAATCCATTATTTTAAGGAAGTAATCAGTCACTTTAACAAGACCTACAATATTATCCTGATCGGTGGACCGGAGGACAAGGAATTAACAATGGCATTTAGAGGAATGCAACATGTTTTCGATTGTTGTGGACATTTTACGCCAGTCCAGAGCGCCATGGCATTAAAGAAATGTCATATAACGATCAGCAACGATACAGGTCCCATGCATTTATCATATGCTGTGGGAACACCGACCATTGCCTTGTTTAGTTCCCGTGATTTCCCGGGTAAGTGGTTTCCCCCGGCTCAGGACAATATTAGAACATTCAGAACACCTGATGTATCCTGTTCGATCTGTTTAAGTGAGACATGTAAAAATAATATCTGCATGCAGGCAATTTTGCCGGCTCAAGTGATCGAACAAACTGAACAGGTGTTACAATTAAATGCAGCGACTCAACAAGTAAGATTATCTTGA
- the asnB gene encoding asparagine synthase (glutamine-hydrolyzing) gives MCGIAGILYFNHPVPDHAVIKKMTDAMAHRGPDAHNDFVQGRVALGHRRLSIIDLSDAANQPFADHTGRYRIVFNGEIYNFQEVRARLTDYPFTTSGDTEVLLAAYIKWGADCLTHFKGMFAFAIWDTAEQELFIARDRMGVKPVYYYTNDEFFLFASEIRGLLASRLIPHKINTAAVREFLSYQSIGFPLSIIENIVQLDAGSCITIRGARVVSKKYWDITASVGDGPYHDKKQVLQHIRNLLRDSVERRLVSDVPIGAFLSGGIDSSAVVGLMAEVSKSMPNTFTIGFSEKEFDESPYAAQIAKKFNTNHNQILLKPSVFLDELTNALDAMDTPSGDGINTYVVSKAIRQSGLTVALSGVGGDELFAGYPFFRQYLQLKKFSKIWGATGWARQLAAAAYSLKGSNKAGRVQQLLRAPSCSVSSFYPEFRRIFSPSLLSKLTRLGGDPTALENNLLALNGGFEKFPALSQVSIAEYLGYTQHTLLKDTDQMSMAVSLEVREPFFDHDLVTYVLGVPDTLKFPHTPKSLLVDSLQGLLPPEIVHRRKQGFLFPWEVWMKRELHDFCDQRLKRMAERDFVNGSQLLAYWERFQKGDPGVRWMELWLFVVLEYWMEKNSY, from the coding sequence ATGTGTGGCATAGCCGGTATTCTTTACTTTAATCATCCGGTTCCGGATCACGCTGTTATAAAAAAAATGACAGACGCTATGGCGCATCGGGGGCCCGATGCGCACAATGATTTTGTACAGGGGAGGGTCGCTTTGGGACATCGTCGCCTGTCTATCATTGACTTATCTGATGCGGCCAATCAGCCATTTGCGGATCATACAGGCCGGTACCGGATCGTTTTTAACGGAGAAATATACAATTTTCAGGAAGTCAGGGCACGCCTGACTGACTACCCATTTACAACCAGTGGCGATACAGAAGTATTGTTGGCAGCTTATATTAAATGGGGGGCAGATTGCCTCACCCATTTTAAAGGCATGTTTGCCTTTGCTATCTGGGATACGGCAGAACAGGAACTGTTCATTGCCCGGGACCGTATGGGCGTTAAGCCGGTATATTATTATACGAATGATGAGTTTTTCCTTTTTGCTTCTGAAATAAGGGGATTATTGGCCAGCCGGTTGATCCCTCATAAGATAAATACAGCTGCTGTAAGAGAATTCCTGAGCTACCAATCCATCGGGTTTCCACTTTCTATTATTGAAAATATAGTTCAGCTGGATGCTGGTTCCTGTATTACGATCCGTGGTGCAAGAGTAGTCTCTAAAAAGTATTGGGATATTACTGCTTCTGTTGGCGATGGGCCTTACCACGATAAAAAGCAGGTATTGCAGCATATTCGTAATCTGTTGCGGGATTCAGTAGAGCGCCGGTTGGTGAGTGATGTCCCGATCGGAGCATTTTTATCCGGAGGCATAGACTCAAGTGCGGTAGTGGGCCTGATGGCAGAGGTAAGTAAATCAATGCCCAATACGTTTACCATTGGTTTTAGTGAAAAAGAGTTCGATGAATCACCATATGCAGCACAAATAGCGAAGAAGTTCAACACAAATCATAACCAGATACTGCTAAAGCCTTCTGTTTTTCTTGATGAGCTTACGAATGCTTTGGATGCCATGGATACGCCCAGTGGCGATGGTATTAATACCTATGTAGTATCAAAAGCCATCCGGCAAAGCGGACTCACTGTTGCGCTGTCTGGGGTAGGTGGAGATGAACTGTTTGCCGGATACCCTTTTTTCCGGCAATACCTGCAATTGAAGAAATTCAGCAAAATATGGGGGGCTACGGGTTGGGCAAGACAACTGGCTGCTGCTGCTTATTCACTCAAAGGCTCTAACAAAGCCGGCAGAGTACAACAGTTACTGCGAGCTCCCTCCTGTTCGGTTAGCTCTTTCTATCCTGAATTCAGGAGGATATTTTCCCCATCATTGTTGTCAAAACTAACCCGCCTGGGCGGTGATCCTACAGCACTTGAAAATAACCTGTTGGCCTTAAATGGAGGTTTCGAAAAGTTTCCGGCTTTGAGTCAGGTGTCGATAGCTGAATACCTTGGTTATACCCAACATACTTTACTGAAAGACACGGACCAGATGAGTATGGCGGTGTCTCTTGAAGTGCGTGAACCTTTCTTTGATCATGACCTGGTTACTTATGTATTGGGAGTTCCGGATACACTGAAGTTTCCACATACACCCAAAAGCCTGCTGGTGGATTCCCTCCAGGGTTTATTACCTCCTGAAATTGTTCATCGTCGCAAGCAGGGATTCCTGTTTCCATGGGAAGTATGGATGAAACGGGAATTACATGACTTCTGCGATCAACGCCTGAAACGGATGGCGGAACGTGATTTTGTTAATGGAAGTCAATTACTGGCCTATTGGGAGCGGTTTCAGAAAGGTGATCCGGGAGTGCGGTGGATGGAGCTGTGGTTGTTTGTGGTGCTGGAATATTGGATGGAGAAAAATAGCTATTGA
- a CDS encoding glycosyltransferase family 4 protein has product MHKSILVFIDWFDPGYKAGGPIRSAVNFARHLQHHYNVYVFTGDRDLGSAVPYDNIKTDVWTSYDEQVKVMYCSPANLRWKYIRDIIQDVNPDHIYLNSLFSKYFTIYPLLINRSGGWKSNMVLAPRGMLRNSALQYKTAKKKLFLRLFRWLFVHRHISFQATDDTEFNDVKKNFGESARVLQIPNFPAYVQGYPGSLSKRPGELSIIFVGRLHPIKNLYFLLTCLKGLKGKVLLTVIGSEEDKAYVDQCRSLSVSLPENITVKFEGEKPNHELPAIIAQHHVFGLPTQGENFGHAIFEGLSAGKPVLISDQTPWRGMVSVKAGWDISLADNTGFVKALQEALDMEQKQYDEWSMGAWQYAHQFSAGTDALSKYTTLFQ; this is encoded by the coding sequence GTGCATAAATCTATTTTAGTTTTTATAGACTGGTTTGATCCGGGTTACAAAGCAGGTGGTCCCATACGTTCTGCAGTTAATTTTGCGCGGCACCTGCAACATCACTATAACGTATACGTTTTTACCGGTGACCGTGACCTTGGCTCTGCTGTTCCCTACGACAATATAAAAACCGACGTATGGACCTCTTATGATGAGCAGGTGAAGGTGATGTATTGTTCACCAGCAAACCTGCGCTGGAAATACATCCGGGATATTATACAGGATGTCAATCCTGATCATATTTATCTCAATAGCCTGTTCTCAAAATATTTTACTATTTACCCTCTCCTGATTAATAGATCCGGAGGATGGAAAAGCAATATGGTACTCGCTCCACGAGGCATGTTGAGAAACAGTGCGCTTCAATATAAAACAGCTAAAAAGAAATTGTTCCTGCGTCTTTTCAGGTGGCTTTTTGTGCACCGGCATATTTCTTTCCAGGCAACAGACGATACAGAATTCAATGACGTTAAAAAGAACTTTGGCGAGTCGGCAAGGGTGCTGCAGATACCCAATTTCCCGGCCTACGTACAGGGTTATCCAGGCAGCTTGTCAAAAAGACCTGGTGAATTGAGTATTATTTTTGTGGGGAGGCTCCATCCTATTAAGAATCTTTATTTTTTATTAACGTGTTTAAAAGGATTGAAAGGGAAGGTTTTGTTAACGGTGATCGGTAGTGAGGAGGATAAAGCATATGTAGATCAGTGCCGTAGTTTATCAGTCTCGCTGCCTGAAAATATTACTGTGAAATTTGAAGGAGAAAAGCCCAATCATGAATTACCTGCTATAATAGCTCAACACCATGTTTTTGGCCTGCCAACCCAGGGGGAGAATTTCGGTCATGCTATTTTTGAAGGCCTTTCTGCGGGCAAACCTGTATTGATCAGCGATCAAACTCCCTGGCGTGGGATGGTTTCGGTAAAAGCAGGATGGGATATTTCACTGGCAGATAATACGGGATTTGTAAAAGCGTTACAGGAAGCGCTTGATATGGAGCAGAAGCAATACGATGAATGGTCTATGGGTGCATGGCAATATGCTCACCAATTCAGTGCCGGCACGGATGCATTGTCCAAATACACCACTTTATTTCAATGA
- a CDS encoding WcaF family extracellular polysaccharide biosynthesis acetyltransferase translates to MKRTTDLSTYSNTWYKAEIGASAFKRVAWYLVNVCFFINPLNPLSSFKCTLLRWFGGKIGKGVVIKPAVNIKYPWKLTIGDFSWIGEKVWIDNLGNVIIGRNVCISQGAMLLTGNHDYTKASFDLMVSGIVLEDGVWIGAKSLVCPGVHCESHAVLSAMSVASKRLNAYTIYQGNPAAAVRERSIRE, encoded by the coding sequence ATGAAAAGGACAACAGATCTTTCGACTTATTCAAACACCTGGTATAAAGCTGAGATCGGCGCTTCTGCTTTTAAGCGGGTTGCGTGGTACCTGGTAAATGTTTGTTTCTTTATAAATCCATTGAACCCCCTCTCCTCCTTTAAATGTACGCTATTGCGCTGGTTTGGTGGAAAGATCGGGAAAGGGGTGGTCATAAAACCTGCTGTCAATATCAAATATCCGTGGAAACTGACCATCGGGGATTTTTCCTGGATCGGTGAAAAAGTATGGATCGATAACCTGGGGAACGTGATTATAGGCAGGAATGTGTGTATTTCGCAAGGTGCTATGTTGCTCACTGGTAATCATGATTATACAAAAGCATCATTTGACCTCATGGTATCCGGGATTGTTCTGGAGGATGGGGTTTGGATAGGCGCTAAATCCCTGGTTTGCCCGGGCGTGCATTGTGAATCCCATGCTGTATTATCGGCCATGTCGGTTGCCAGCAAAAGGCTTAATGCCTACACTATTTATCAGGGAAACCCTGCCGCAGCAGTCCGCGAACGATCTATCAGAGAATAA
- a CDS encoding glycosyltransferase family 2 protein, with protein MKITIITATYNSAATVRDTLDCIARQSYQAVEHIIVDGLSTDNTLEIVKEFPHVAQMVSGKDKGIYDAMNKGLKLATGEVVGILNSDDFYDNPEVLSRVMTAFSDPSVDVVYGDLQYVKKNNVYVVTRNWKSGQYKKKYFYYGWMPPHPAFFVRRKIYEEVGLFNTDLRSAADYEMMLRILVRHNAKASYIPSVLVKMRAGGMSNASLKNRLRANREDRKAWDLNELKPFFFTTWLKPMRKIIQFITR; from the coding sequence ATGAAAATAACGATTATTACGGCTACTTATAATAGTGCGGCTACGGTACGCGACACGCTTGATTGCATTGCACGGCAAAGCTATCAGGCTGTTGAGCATATCATTGTAGATGGCCTTTCGACCGATAATACCCTGGAAATTGTAAAAGAATTTCCACATGTGGCGCAGATGGTCTCCGGAAAGGATAAGGGGATCTATGATGCCATGAATAAAGGGTTGAAGCTGGCCACGGGCGAAGTAGTGGGCATCCTTAATTCAGATGATTTTTATGATAACCCGGAGGTACTTTCGAGGGTTATGACAGCATTTAGTGATCCTTCTGTGGATGTTGTATACGGTGATCTGCAATATGTTAAGAAAAATAACGTTTATGTTGTCACTCGTAACTGGAAAAGTGGGCAGTACAAGAAGAAATACTTTTATTATGGTTGGATGCCCCCGCATCCGGCTTTTTTTGTACGCCGGAAGATTTATGAAGAGGTCGGATTGTTCAATACTGATTTACGATCTGCAGCCGATTATGAAATGATGTTACGCATTCTGGTGCGGCATAATGCCAAGGCTAGTTATATTCCCAGTGTGCTGGTTAAAATGAGAGCCGGAGGAATGAGTAATGCATCATTAAAAAACAGATTGAGGGCCAACCGGGAAGATAGAAAGGCCTGGGACCTGAACGAACTGAAACCATTTTTTTTTACGACCTGGCTCAAGCCAATGCGTAAAATTATTCAATTTATAACCAGATAA
- the gmd gene encoding GDP-mannose 4,6-dehydratase codes for MSKVALITGVTGQDGAYLTDLLLKKGYIVHGIKRRSSLFNTERIDHLYQDPHEKNIQLKLHYGDLTDSTNLIRIIQETQPDEIYNLAAMSHVAVSFETPEYTANADGIGTLRILEAVRLLGLTKKTKIYQASTSELYGKVQEIPQSERTPFYPRSPYAVAKMYAYWITVNYREAYDMYAVNGILFNHESPLRGETFVTRKITRGVAKIALGLQDKIYLGNLDAKRDWGHAKDYVEAMYLILQQPKPEDYVIATGVTTPVREFVRMAFNEVGIEVEFKGKDDKEIAVVTACKNPDFKIAVGKEVVAVDARYYRPTEVDLLIGDPTKSQTQLGWKPKYDLAGLVKEMVANDVELFRKEVLLKDSGYYVRNQFE; via the coding sequence ATGTCAAAAGTTGCTTTGATTACCGGCGTAACCGGCCAGGATGGAGCTTATTTAACTGACCTGCTTCTAAAAAAGGGATACATTGTTCATGGTATTAAGCGCAGAAGTTCGCTGTTTAATACAGAGCGTATTGATCACCTCTATCAGGATCCGCACGAAAAAAATATACAGCTGAAGCTGCATTACGGTGACCTTACTGATTCTACCAATTTGATTCGCATCATCCAGGAAACACAACCTGATGAAATATATAATCTGGCTGCCATGAGCCATGTGGCGGTGAGTTTTGAAACTCCGGAGTATACTGCCAATGCCGATGGTATCGGCACGTTACGCATCCTGGAAGCGGTACGTTTACTGGGCTTAACGAAGAAAACAAAGATCTACCAGGCTTCTACTTCAGAGCTATACGGAAAAGTGCAGGAAATTCCCCAATCGGAAAGGACGCCCTTCTACCCACGTTCACCCTATGCGGTAGCTAAAATGTATGCCTACTGGATTACGGTCAATTACCGGGAAGCTTACGATATGTATGCCGTAAATGGTATCCTCTTTAATCATGAATCACCTCTGCGCGGTGAAACATTTGTGACGCGTAAGATCACGCGTGGTGTAGCCAAAATTGCATTGGGATTACAGGACAAAATTTACCTGGGTAACCTGGACGCCAAGCGTGATTGGGGACATGCCAAGGATTATGTGGAAGCGATGTACCTGATATTACAACAACCCAAACCGGAGGATTATGTAATTGCTACGGGTGTTACGACGCCGGTGCGTGAATTTGTGCGCATGGCGTTCAATGAAGTAGGTATTGAAGTGGAGTTTAAAGGCAAAGACGATAAGGAAATTGCTGTCGTTACTGCCTGCAAAAATCCTGACTTTAAAATAGCTGTGGGAAAAGAAGTGGTAGCTGTAGATGCCCGCTACTATCGTCCAACAGAAGTGGATCTGTTGATCGGTGATCCTACAAAGTCGCAAACACAGCTGGGATGGAAGCCCAAATATGATCTGGCCGGATTGGTCAAAGAAATGGTAGCCAATGATGTAGAGCTGTTCCGGAAAGAGGTATTACTGAAAGACTCGGGCTATTACGTGCGCAACCAGTTTGAATAA
- the fcl gene encoding GDP-L-fucose synthase: protein MNKSDKIYVAGHRGMVGSAITRKLKAEGFTNLVSRTSAELDLRNQQAVDDFFALEKPDYVFLAAAKVGGIQANNTYRADFIYGNIMVQSNVIHAAYMQGVKKLMFLGSSCIYPKLAPQPLKEEYLLTGLLEPTNEPYAIAKIAGIKMCDAYRAQYGCNFISVMPTNLYGPNDNYDLNNSHVLPALIRKFHEAKINKEPKVVMWGTGNPRREFMHADDMASACFFLMQNFDEEGLINVGVGEDIAIKDLALLVKEIVGYTGEIQHDLSKPDGTPRKLMDVSKLNNMGWKASIELRGGVEKVYKDFVQTEQVVH, encoded by the coding sequence ATGAACAAGTCAGATAAAATATATGTAGCCGGTCACCGGGGTATGGTAGGTTCTGCTATTACACGCAAACTCAAAGCGGAGGGATTTACTAACCTGGTATCGCGCACATCCGCAGAATTGGATTTGCGTAACCAACAGGCTGTTGATGATTTTTTTGCCCTGGAAAAACCTGATTATGTTTTTCTGGCAGCGGCTAAGGTTGGCGGCATCCAAGCCAATAATACCTACCGCGCAGATTTCATTTATGGAAATATCATGGTCCAGAGCAACGTAATCCATGCAGCCTATATGCAAGGAGTTAAGAAGCTCATGTTTCTTGGATCTTCCTGTATTTATCCCAAGCTGGCTCCCCAGCCTTTAAAAGAAGAATACCTGTTGACGGGTTTGCTGGAACCGACCAATGAGCCTTATGCTATTGCGAAGATTGCAGGCATTAAAATGTGCGATGCTTATAGAGCCCAATATGGTTGTAATTTCATTTCGGTAATGCCTACTAATTTATATGGGCCGAATGATAATTATGATCTGAATAATTCACATGTATTGCCGGCCTTGATCCGTAAATTCCATGAGGCCAAAATTAATAAGGAGCCGAAGGTGGTGATGTGGGGAACTGGCAATCCAAGACGGGAGTTTATGCATGCAGACGATATGGCAAGTGCCTGTTTTTTCCTGATGCAAAACTTTGATGAAGAAGGCCTGATAAATGTGGGCGTTGGTGAAGATATAGCGATCAAAGATCTGGCACTGCTGGTAAAAGAAATTGTAGGATATACGGGAGAGATACAGCACGACTTGAGCAAGCCCGATGGCACACCACGCAAACTAATGGACGTATCGAAGTTGAATAATATGGGGTGGAAAGCCAGTATAGAGCTGCGTGGAGGGGTCGAAAAAGTATATAAAGATTTTGTACAAACTGAGCAAGTGGTTCATTAA
- a CDS encoding tyrosine-protein phosphatase: protein MFSIFKRKKAVSVDLSDLGTDMHSHLLPGIDDGSPDDATSLTLIKGLQNLGYRQFITTPHIMWDVHKNNATSITNAHGQLQRSLQQEGLTVPVRAAAEYYLDDHFDELLRKGIPLLTIKDNWVLVEFSFIAAPRNVKETLFELQIKGYKPILAHPERYNYLVSQKSWYDDLKEAGCYFQLNLLSLTGYYGKIPNELAHYFIKKKYIDLLGTDLHHERHLDALRSSTSLMDGVKSLLDSGNILNASL from the coding sequence ATGTTCTCTATCTTTAAAAGAAAAAAAGCTGTTAGTGTTGACCTGAGTGATCTGGGTACAGATATGCATTCGCATCTGTTGCCGGGAATAGATGACGGTAGCCCGGATGATGCGACTTCTCTTACGTTGATAAAAGGACTGCAAAATTTGGGCTACCGGCAGTTTATTACCACGCCCCATATTATGTGGGATGTGCATAAGAACAACGCCACGAGTATTACGAATGCCCATGGGCAACTACAACGGTCATTGCAACAGGAGGGATTGACCGTACCGGTAAGGGCTGCTGCAGAGTACTACCTGGATGATCATTTCGACGAATTACTGAGGAAGGGTATTCCCTTGCTCACCATAAAAGATAACTGGGTGCTGGTAGAGTTTTCCTTCATTGCCGCACCTAGGAATGTAAAAGAGACTTTATTTGAACTTCAGATAAAAGGCTACAAACCTATTCTTGCTCACCCCGAGCGATACAATTACCTGGTTTCCCAAAAGAGCTGGTATGATGATTTGAAAGAAGCAGGTTGCTATTTTCAATTAAACCTGTTGTCTCTCACTGGCTATTATGGTAAAATACCCAATGAGCTGGCTCATTATTTCATCAAAAAGAAGTACATAGACCTCTTGGGAACCGATCTGCACCATGAACGCCACCTGGACGCATTGCGTTCCTCTACCTCCCTGATGGATGGCGTAAAATCTCTCCTTGATTCCGGTAATATATTAAATGCCTCATTGTAA
- the hemL gene encoding glutamate-1-semialdehyde 2,1-aminomutase, translating to MTIQKSESLFQRAQQSIPGGVNSPVRAFKSVGGTPLFISKAKGAYLYDADGNRYIDYIASWGPMILGHAYEPVIKAIQEQAVYSTSYGAPTELEIRMAELIKSMVPNVDLIRMVSSGTEACMSAIRVARGYTGRNKIIKFEGCYHGHADSFLVKAGSGVATFNIQTVPGVTAGVAADTLTCAYNDLAAVEKLVNENKQQIAAIIIEPVAGNMGCILPESGYLAGLRKICDAEGILFIFDEVMTGFRLAKGGAQERLGIDADLVTYGKVIGAGMPVGAFGGKKHIMEVVSPLGNVYQAGTLSGNPIAMIAGYTLLTVLNEQPQLLQEIEEKTIYLKDGLDTILAATGIPYVINQLGSMISIHFSDRPVTDFATAAAANNQLFNKFFHAMLKRGVYLPPSAFESWFLNNALTQEDLDVTLQATKESLEEVL from the coding sequence ATGACAATTCAAAAGAGCGAATCACTGTTCCAACGTGCCCAGCAATCTATTCCCGGCGGCGTAAACTCACCGGTGCGGGCTTTTAAAAGCGTAGGAGGAACACCTTTATTTATATCCAAAGCAAAGGGCGCCTACCTGTATGATGCAGACGGCAACCGGTATATTGATTATATCGCATCATGGGGCCCCATGATCCTGGGCCACGCCTATGAGCCCGTGATAAAAGCCATCCAGGAGCAGGCTGTTTACTCTACTTCTTATGGCGCTCCTACCGAACTGGAGATCCGCATGGCCGAGCTGATCAAGAGCATGGTGCCCAATGTAGACCTGATTCGCATGGTGAGCAGCGGTACAGAAGCCTGTATGAGCGCCATCCGCGTAGCCCGTGGCTATACCGGAAGAAATAAGATCATCAAGTTTGAAGGCTGTTATCATGGCCATGCCGATTCCTTCCTCGTGAAGGCTGGCAGTGGAGTAGCTACTTTCAATATTCAGACCGTTCCGGGTGTTACCGCTGGTGTAGCAGCAGATACACTCACCTGTGCCTACAATGACCTGGCGGCAGTGGAAAAACTGGTCAATGAAAACAAGCAGCAGATAGCCGCCATCATCATTGAACCCGTAGCAGGCAATATGGGTTGTATTTTACCCGAATCAGGCTACCTCGCGGGCCTTAGGAAGATATGCGATGCAGAAGGTATCCTTTTCATTTTTGATGAAGTTATGACGGGCTTTCGCCTTGCCAAAGGTGGCGCACAGGAAAGATTGGGTATTGATGCAGACCTGGTAACTTATGGAAAGGTGATTGGTGCAGGCATGCCTGTGGGCGCATTTGGAGGAAAGAAACATATCATGGAAGTGGTTTCTCCTTTGGGTAATGTGTATCAGGCCGGCACCTTAAGTGGCAACCCCATCGCTATGATCGCCGGTTACACCTTATTAACAGTCTTGAATGAGCAACCCCAACTGTTACAGGAAATTGAAGAAAAGACCATTTATCTCAAAGATGGCCTTGATACTATATTAGCAGCTACCGGCATTCCTTACGTCATCAATCAGCTGGGATCAATGATCAGCATTCACTTTAGCGATCGCCCCGTAACAGATTTTGCGACGGCCGCTGCTGCCAACAATCAATTGTTCAACAAGTTCTTCCACGCTATGCTCAAGAGAGGCGTTTACCTGCCACCTTCGGCCTTTGAAAGCTGGTTCCTGAACAATGCATTGACGCAGGAAGACCTCGATGTTACTTTACAAGCAACAAAAGAAAGCCTGGAAGAAGTTCTATAA
- the hemB gene encoding porphobilinogen synthase, with the protein MYLQRRNRILRQSPAIRSLVAETILTPNDFIVPLFIDEGTNIKLEIPSMPGYYRQSLDNTVKEVKELWSMGLKSVLLFIKCKDELKDNRGTEALNPQGLMQRSIRAIKDACPEMLVMTDVALDPFSSYGHDGIVEGTEIVNDATVEVLANMSASHAQAGADFVAPSDMMDGRISAIRSALEENGFTKTGIMSYSAKYASCFYGPFRDALDSAPGFGDKKTYQMDYANRTEAIKETLMDVQEGADIVMVKPALAYLDIIREVKNSVDIPVSAYNISGEYAMIKAAAKMGWLNEEKAILETLTSIKRAGADLIATYFAKDAVRLIS; encoded by the coding sequence ATGTATTTGCAAAGAAGAAACAGGATATTACGTCAGTCGCCAGCCATCCGCTCATTGGTAGCTGAAACCATACTGACCCCTAATGATTTTATTGTACCATTGTTTATTGATGAAGGTACCAACATAAAACTGGAGATACCCTCTATGCCCGGTTACTACCGGCAGAGCCTGGATAATACAGTAAAAGAAGTAAAAGAACTGTGGAGCATGGGTTTGAAAAGCGTATTGCTTTTCATTAAGTGCAAAGACGAGCTGAAGGATAATAGAGGAACAGAGGCATTAAACCCACAGGGCCTGATGCAAAGAAGCATCCGGGCCATTAAAGATGCCTGTCCGGAGATGTTGGTGATGACCGATGTGGCCCTTGATCCTTTTTCTTCCTATGGGCATGACGGCATCGTAGAAGGAACCGAGATCGTCAATGATGCTACCGTGGAAGTATTGGCCAATATGAGTGCGAGCCATGCACAGGCCGGGGCCGACTTTGTAGCACCCAGTGATATGATGGACGGCCGCATCAGCGCTATCCGCAGCGCCCTGGAGGAAAACGGGTTTACCAAAACCGGTATCATGAGTTACAGCGCCAAATATGCCTCCTGCTTTTATGGTCCTTTCCGCGATGCGCTGGACTCAGCACCTGGCTTTGGCGATAAAAAGACCTACCAGATGGATTATGCCAACCGCACAGAAGCTATTAAAGAAACCCTGATGGATGTACAGGAAGGCGCCGACATTGTGATGGTAAAACCTGCACTGGCCTACCTCGATATTATCCGGGAAGTGAAGAACAGTGTCGATATCCCCGTGAGTGCTTATAATATCAGTGGAGAATATGCCATGATCAAAGCAGCCGCCAAAATGGGCTGGCTCAACGAGGAAAAAGCCATCCTGGAGACATTGACATCTATTAAGCGCGCCGGTGCCGACCTGATTGCTACCTATTTCGCCAAGGACGCAGTGAGATTGATCTCGTGA